A single Candidatus Eisenbacteria bacterium DNA region contains:
- a CDS encoding DUF4239 domain-containing protein, with amino-acid sequence MLAISIGFLTFVLTFSAAWVGMVIRSRLPEEHTSKESQDVVRLGMGLIATMTALLLGLVTAAAKNTFDTQDRAIRESAVNIMVLDRHLARYGPETARIRDHVR; translated from the coding sequence ATGCTCGCCATTTCGATCGGTTTCCTGACGTTCGTCCTGACGTTCAGCGCGGCATGGGTGGGAATGGTGATTCGCTCGAGGCTGCCGGAAGAGCACACGTCCAAGGAGTCGCAGGACGTCGTGCGACTGGGCATGGGCTTGATCGCGACCATGACCGCACTGCTGCTGGGGTTGGTGACTGCCGCGGCCAAGAACACTTTCGATACACAGGACCGAGCCATTCGCGAGAGCGCCGTGAACATCATGGTGCTGGATCGTCACCTCGCGCGCTATGGACCCGAGACCGCGAGGATTCGCGACCACGTGCGT